A single Paratractidigestivibacter faecalis DNA region contains:
- a CDS encoding DUF5692 family protein, with amino-acid sequence MLFDVWGSNTLTHWLGWAMVFVGLIVLNEVGRRTKVGAAIIFGVAPLAMTIYCAAIAFGVANGQEWALTNPTHIYQNSWFHYAKVYAALAGCWGFIAIKYQWGKIGKARWFRAYPFLIVAINIMIAVVSDFESAYHFFALGETTWVTSEGAIQLAGWNNVFNGIAGIINIFCMTGWWSVYASEDQSDMLWPDMTWVYIIAYDIWNFCYTYNCLPTHSWFCGFALLLAPTVAAFCWNKGGWIQNRAFTLAIWCMFAQVFPYFQEESIFVTHSTLNPTSALVVSILALVANVAAIVFIAYRAKKLGRNPYKQDVFEGTSDWEKATARRSKIDYATQEQ; translated from the coding sequence ATGCTGTTTGACGTCTGGGGTTCCAACACCCTCACGCACTGGCTCGGCTGGGCCATGGTCTTTGTGGGGCTCATCGTCCTCAACGAGGTCGGCCGCAGGACCAAGGTCGGCGCGGCCATCATCTTTGGCGTGGCCCCGCTTGCCATGACCATCTACTGCGCCGCCATTGCCTTTGGCGTGGCCAACGGCCAGGAGTGGGCGCTCACCAACCCCACCCACATCTACCAGAACAGCTGGTTCCACTACGCCAAGGTGTACGCGGCGCTGGCCGGCTGCTGGGGCTTCATCGCCATCAAGTACCAGTGGGGCAAGATCGGCAAGGCCCGCTGGTTCCGCGCCTACCCGTTCCTCATCGTGGCCATCAACATCATGATCGCCGTCGTCTCCGACTTTGAGAGCGCCTACCACTTCTTTGCCCTGGGCGAGACCACGTGGGTGACCTCCGAGGGCGCCATTCAGCTCGCTGGCTGGAACAACGTGTTCAACGGCATTGCCGGCATCATCAACATCTTCTGCATGACCGGCTGGTGGAGCGTCTACGCCTCCGAGGACCAGAGCGACATGCTGTGGCCCGACATGACCTGGGTCTACATCATTGCCTATGACATCTGGAACTTCTGCTACACCTACAACTGCCTGCCCACCCACTCCTGGTTCTGCGGCTTTGCCCTGCTGCTGGCCCCGACCGTGGCGGCCTTCTGCTGGAACAAGGGCGGCTGGATTCAGAACCGCGCCTTCACGCTGGCCATCTGGTGCATGTTTGCCCAGGTCTTCCCGTACTTCCAGGAGGAGAGCATCTTTGTGACGCACTCCACCCTCAACCCCACGTCCGCTCTCGTGGTCTCCATCCTGGCCCTGGTGGCAAACGTGGCCGCGATCGTCTTCATTGCCTACCGCGCCAAGAAGCTCGGCCGCAACCCCTACAAGCAGGACGTCTTCGAGGGAACCAGCGACTGGGAGAAGGCAACCGCCCGCCGCTCCAAGATCGACTACGCCACCCAGGAGCAGTAA
- the pyrE gene encoding orotate phosphoribosyltransferase, with amino-acid sequence MEDYKREFIDFMVESNVLKFGEFTLKSGRKSPFFMNAGAYVTGYQLKKLGEFYARAIHDNFGTDFDVLFGPAYKGIPLSVVTAVAFHDLYDKEVKYCSDRKEAKDHGADKGNLLGYQLTDGDRVVMVEDVTTSGKSIDETYPKVMAAADVEVKGLIVSLNRMEVGKGGKVTAQQEIQEKYGFPVASIVSMEEVVEALDGSLITPELHAAIDEYYAQYGVK; translated from the coding sequence ATGGAAGACTACAAGCGCGAGTTCATTGACTTCATGGTCGAGAGCAACGTCCTCAAGTTTGGCGAGTTTACGCTCAAGAGCGGCCGTAAGTCCCCGTTCTTCATGAACGCTGGCGCCTACGTCACCGGCTACCAGCTCAAGAAGCTCGGCGAGTTCTACGCCCGCGCCATCCACGACAACTTTGGCACGGACTTTGACGTCCTCTTCGGGCCCGCCTACAAGGGCATCCCCCTGTCCGTGGTCACCGCCGTCGCCTTCCACGACCTCTACGACAAGGAGGTCAAGTACTGCTCCGACCGCAAGGAGGCCAAGGACCACGGCGCCGACAAGGGCAACCTGCTGGGCTACCAGCTGACCGATGGCGACCGCGTGGTCATGGTCGAGGACGTCACCACCTCCGGCAAGTCCATCGACGAGACCTACCCCAAGGTCATGGCGGCGGCAGACGTCGAGGTCAAGGGCCTCATCGTCAGCCTCAACCGCATGGAGGTCGGCAAGGGCGGCAAGGTGACCGCCCAGCAGGAGATCCAGGAGAAGTACGGCTTCCCGGTGGCCTCCATCGTCTCCATGGAGGAGGTCGTCGAGGCGCTTGACGGAAGCCTCATCACGCCCGAGCTGCACGCCGCCATCGACGAGTACTACGCGCAGTACGGCGTGAAGTAG
- the asnS gene encoding asparagine--tRNA ligase translates to MDRKTIASLYADATELGGQTVTVAGWVRSIRDMKNFGFVTLNDGSCFKDLQVVVNRENLGDAVYDDVIAQSVGAALSFEGVLELTPDRPQPFELQAKSYVVEGASAPDYPMQKKRQTREFLRTQQHLRSRTNLFRAVFRVRSVAAFAIHQFFQERGFVYVNTPIITASDAEGAGEMFRVTTLDLDNLPKTKDGRVDYSQDFFGKPTNLTVSGQLQAENFALSFGDVYTFGPTFRAENSNTRRHAAEFWMVEPELAFCDLEGDMECAEDMLKYAINYVMDKCPDEMEFFNKFVDKGLIERLHHVASSDFARVTYTEAVKILEEAQTAGKEFEYPVSWGCDLQTEHERFLTEEHFKRPTFVTDYPAAIKAFYMRLNDDGKTVAAADCLVPGIGEIIGGSQREERLDVLEGRIKELGMDPEQYKYYLDLRRYGGCKHAGFGLGFERLVMYLTGVDNIRDVLPHPRTVGNADF, encoded by the coding sequence ATGGACCGCAAGACCATCGCCAGCCTGTACGCCGACGCCACCGAGCTCGGCGGCCAGACCGTCACCGTCGCCGGATGGGTCCGTTCCATCCGCGACATGAAGAACTTCGGCTTCGTCACGCTCAACGACGGCAGCTGCTTCAAGGACCTGCAGGTAGTCGTCAATCGCGAGAACCTCGGCGACGCCGTCTACGACGACGTCATCGCGCAGTCCGTGGGAGCGGCGCTCTCCTTCGAGGGCGTGCTCGAGCTCACGCCCGACCGTCCGCAGCCGTTTGAGCTGCAGGCCAAGTCCTACGTGGTGGAGGGTGCCTCCGCCCCCGACTACCCCATGCAGAAGAAGCGTCAGACCCGCGAGTTCCTGCGCACCCAGCAGCACCTGCGCAGCCGTACCAACCTCTTCCGCGCCGTCTTTCGCGTGCGCAGCGTGGCCGCCTTCGCCATCCACCAGTTCTTCCAGGAGCGCGGCTTTGTGTACGTCAACACGCCGATCATCACGGCCTCCGACGCCGAGGGCGCTGGCGAGATGTTCCGCGTGACCACGCTCGACCTGGACAACCTGCCCAAGACCAAGGACGGGCGCGTCGACTACAGCCAGGACTTCTTTGGCAAGCCCACCAACCTCACCGTCTCCGGCCAGCTCCAGGCCGAGAACTTTGCCCTCTCCTTTGGCGACGTCTACACCTTCGGCCCCACCTTCCGCGCCGAGAACTCCAACACGCGCCGTCACGCCGCGGAGTTCTGGATGGTCGAGCCGGAGCTTGCCTTCTGCGACCTCGAGGGCGACATGGAGTGCGCCGAGGACATGCTCAAGTACGCCATCAACTACGTCATGGACAAGTGCCCCGACGAGATGGAGTTCTTCAACAAGTTCGTGGACAAGGGTCTCATCGAGCGCCTGCATCACGTGGCGAGCAGCGACTTTGCGCGCGTGACCTACACCGAGGCCGTGAAGATCCTCGAGGAGGCCCAGACCGCGGGCAAGGAGTTTGAGTACCCGGTGAGCTGGGGCTGCGACCTGCAGACCGAGCACGAGCGTTTCCTCACCGAGGAGCACTTCAAGCGCCCGACCTTTGTGACCGACTACCCGGCGGCCATCAAGGCCTTCTACATGCGCCTGAACGACGACGGCAAGACCGTCGCCGCGGCCGACTGCCTGGTGCCCGGCATCGGAGAGATCATTGGCGGCTCCCAGCGCGAGGAGCGCCTGGACGTGCTGGAGGGGCGCATCAAGGAGCTGGGCATGGACCCGGAGCAGTACAAGTACTACCTTGACCTGCGCCGTTATGGCGGCTG